Within the Sulfitobacter sp. JL08 genome, the region GGCATCGCAATGTGCCATGATGGTGGAGTACAGCCACTGAAGCAGGAAAGGACGGCAACCATGACGAAGGATACAATGATAGGCGTCGATCTGGCGAAGAGCGTTTTTCAGGCTCACGGCGCATCGATGACAGGGCAAGTCAGGTTCTGCAAGAAGCTGACACGCGTGCAGTTTTTGAGGTTCATGGGAGACCATCCACCCGCAGTCGTTGTAATGGAAGCATGCGGCAGCGCATATTATTGGTCGCGTGAGATGGTCCGCCTAGGCCATGAGACAAAACTGATTGCGCCGCAATATGTGAAACCATTCGTAAAGCGCCATAAGAACGATGCTGCTGACGCTGAAGCAATTGTCATTGCTGCGCAGCGCCCGGAGATGCGGTTTGTCGAGCCTAAATCGGAAGAGCAGCAGGCCCATGCAATCCTGTTTCGCGGTCGCGAACGGCTCATTCGTCAGCGAACAGCGTTGGTGAACGCACTGCGTTCAAACCTTTACGAATATGGCCACATCGCACCCAAAGGAATAGGGCAGATCAAGCGCATCGAGGCGATCATTGAGGAGCCAAACAGTGATCTTCCCGACTTGATGCGGGAAGAATGTCGTGATCTTCTTGAACAGATCACCGAGAAAACGGCTCGGAT harbors:
- a CDS encoding IS110 family transposase; protein product: MTKDTMIGVDLAKSVFQAHGASMTGQVRFCKKLTRVQFLRFMGDHPPAVVVMEACGSAYYWSREMVRLGHETKLIAPQYVKPFVKRHKNDAADAEAIVIAAQRPEMRFVEPKSEEQQAHAILFRGRERLIRQRTALVNALRSNLYEYGHIAPKGIGQIKRIEAIIEEPNSDLPDLMREECRDLLEQITEKTARIETKSERLKGLAAEADTARRLQTMPGVGPLTALAIEAFAPDMKTFKRGRYFAAWLGLVPRQYSSGGKQRLGRVSKAGQADIRRLLIIGAMSRLAWHGRRSIPEGSWLDRMMARKPRMLVAIALANKMARAIWAMLTKKEDYRNPAWAAVT